A genomic window from Colletotrichum destructivum chromosome 7, complete sequence includes:
- a CDS encoding Putative PAS domain, phytochrome, signal transduction response regulator, receiver, with product MDAQSDIRRPSVSFADRSSTGESSEATPVASVHSNPIAPQLPNPSAAATPSCSSSWSANSDRQLGHGASPDPTDRVFPIRSVVSVDRTGRTSGEHDYFPRVPDHGQYQAPRPGNPRIDTAAFEAVPRRDSASTLLSNVTSPSDRQGIQTRRKIVGSGPISSVQADAVRHASSQPLDIFQDVASEGEDDSAQGDDSSQHQTSVSTGALGEAGSDVLLTTRLKYVMTDEGHHVITGTDGVLQRCEDEPIHTPGAVQGFGALVAVREETDGRFSVRYASENTQRLMGYSPQHLFRLNSFLDILSEEQQDNLLDHIDFIRDEDADPAVNGPEVFSLSIRPPNKKSVKLWCAIHINPAHPDLVICEFEVDDDHQFPLRPPDEVTPLAPEDTLQSNPTSEELVESTEILSKPLRVLRSARKRRGDAGAMQVFDIMSQVQEQLAGALNLESFLKILVGIVKELTGFHRVMIYQFDSSFNGKVVTELVDTTQTKDLYKGLHFPASDIPRQARELYRLNKVRLLYDRDLDTARLVCKTKEDLDVPLDLSHSYLRAMSPIHLKYLKNMAVRSSMSVSINAFNELWGLIACHSYGRKGMRVSFPIRKMCRLVGDTASRNIERLSYATRLQARKLINTAPTEKNPSGYIIASSDDLLKLFDADFGMLSIKGETKILGDVEQSQEALAMLEYLRLRELTSVVTSQDIREDFPDLRYSLGFTVIAGLLYVPLSVGGHDFIVFFRKGQVKEVKWAGNPYEKTLREGTAAYLEPRKSFKTWHETVLGKCRDWSEEQVETAAVLCLVYGKFIEVWRQKEAALQSSRLTRLLLANSAHEVRTPLNAIINYLEIALEGSLDQETRDNLAKSHSASKSLIYVINDLLDLTKTEEGQNLIKDEVFDFGMCIREATDPFTNDAKRKGIEYQVIEHPGLPQHVCGDSRRLRQAISNVAANAVQNTSTGSVKVELYVSNVLDRRIRIEIVVEDTGKGMTARQLDTLFRDLEQVNVEMDEDSFISSTDSDHGKDTRVLGLGLAVVARIVRNMDGQLRLKSEQGKGSRFVIQLPFDLPEDAPAPVEGGQKSAKSNTASSVASVTTAIMPDPDGEMMLIDRGSKLPVVNEAGTDGGCAETQSLESQKTAATGGSKSSGRSDAERLIDAIKNPLTIGEIDPSRPSAHRQYSREHIDRPTMSKSNGASSSSASRQVQPPVSRRFNQNSSDLSTVELPHSPEIGYTSVTDIKTPIRAIRVPDEYSDQPPRPQASDSSRVLFEVHDGSKALGTSDAGTAGTAPSAVSAFEDTKLQVLIAEDDPINSRILRKRLEKSGHQVSHAVNGEDCATVYRENSKSFDVVLMDMQMPIVDGLTSTKMIRAFERSIEHGGHSPIASHNGRTPIFAVSASLIERERDKYMDAGFDGWILKPIDFKRLNTLLLGIVEDDVRATCLYAPGKWEYGGWFNIRETKDKDGSDETTPAIEETPKETTHPTPETDEPN from the exons ATGGATGCCCAGTCCGACATACGCCGGCCTTCCGTGTCTTTCGCCGACCGCTCCTCGACAGGCGAATCCTCCGAAGCTACTCCTGTCGCGAGCGTTCACTCCAATCCCATCGCGCCACAGCTCCCAAACccttctgctgctgcgacGCCGAGCTGTTCGTCGTCATGGAGCGCCAATTCCGACCGCCAGCTTGGTCATGGTGCCAGCCCCGATCCGACAGACCGAGTCTTCCCCATCCGCTCCGTCGTCAGCGTTGACCGCACTGGCAGAACCTCTGGTGAACACGACTACTTCCCGCGAGTACCTGATCATGGCCAGTATCAGGCTCCCCGTCCGGGCAATCCCCGTATCGATACCGCCGCCTTCGAAGCCGTTCCTCGCCGCGATTCCGCCTCCACACTGCTTTCCAACGTTACCTCGCCAAGCGATCGCCAGGGAATTCAAACGAGAAGGAAAATCGTTGGGTCTGGCCCAATATCCAGCGTTCAGGCGGATGCCGTCCGTCACGCCAGCTCGCAGCCACTTGACATTTTTCAGGATGTTGCGTCAGAGGGAGAGGATGACTCGGCACAAGGTGATGATTCCTCGCAACATCAAACATCTGTGTCCACTGGCGCGCTCGGTGAGGCGGGCAGCGATGTCCTGCTGACGACGCGGTTAAAGTATGTCATGACGGACGAGGGCCACCATGTGATTACGGGCACCGACGGCGTGCTCCAGCGGTGCGAGGACGAGCCCATCCACACCCCTGGCGCTGTTCAGGGATTCGGTGCTTTGGTGGCCGTTCGCGAAGAAACCGACGGCCGGTTTTCGGTCCGGTACGCCAGCGAAAACACCCAAAGGCTGATGGGATACTCGCCGCAGCACCTATTCCGCCTCAACAGTTTCTTGGACATTTTGAGTGAGGAACAGCAAGACAATCTGCTCGACCACATCGATTTTATCCGCGACGAAGATGCTGACCCGGCTGTCAATGGACCCGAAGTCTTCAGTCTATCCATTCGCCCACCCAATAAGAAAAGTGTCAAGCTATGGTGTGCCATTCACATCAACCCAGCGCATCCCGACCTGGTCATCTGCGAGTTTGAGGTCGATGATGACCATCAGTTTCCGTTGAGACCGCCAGACGAGGTCACGCCATTGGCCCCAGAAGACACGCTGCAGTCAAACCCCACAtccgaggagctggtcgaaAGCACCGAGATCTTGAGCAAACCCCTGAGAGTTTTACGGAGTGCTCGCAAGCGCAGAGGTGACGCTGGGGCTATGCAGGTGTTCGATATCATGTCCCAGGTGCAAGAACAGCTTGCGGGGGCGCTGAACTTGGAAAGCTTCCTCAAGATCCTTGTTGGTATCGTCAAGGAATTGACTGGCTTTCACCGGGTTATGATTTACCAGTTCGATTCGTCATTCAACGGCAAAGTTGTCACAGAGCTTGTCGATACCACGCAAACCAAAGATCTATACAAGGGCTTGCACTTCCCCGCCTCAGACATACCGCGGCAGGCTCGCGAGTTGTACAGGTTGAACAAGGTAAGGCTCCTTTACGACAGGGACCTGGATACCGCCCGCCTTGTTTGCAAAACGAAGGAAGACCTCGACGTACCGCTAGATCTCAGCCATTCATATCTCCGCGCCATGTCACCGATCCACCTCAAATACTTGAAAAACATGGCCGTTCGGTCTTCTATGTCGGTCTCCATAAACGCCTTTAACGAACTATGGGGCCTCATTGCTTGTCACTCATATGGCCGCAAGGGCATGCGTGTATCATTCCCGATCCGCAAAATGTGTCGTTTGGTCGGAGACACTGCCTCCCGCAATATCGAGAGACTTTCGTATGCCACTCGACTCCAGGCGCGGAAACTCATCAATACTGCTCCTACCGAAAAGAACCCTTCTGGCTACATCATTGCCTCTTCCGACGACCTTTTGAAGTTGTTCGACGCCGATTTTGGCATGCTTTCCATTAAGGGAGAAACCAAGATTCTTGGTGATGTTGAGCAGTCGCAGGAGGCACTGGCCATGCTCGAATACTTACGTCTACGCGAGTTGACATCCGTCGTCACCTCTCAGGACATCCGCGAAGACTTTCCAGACCTACGGTACTCTCTTGGGTTTACCGTCATTGCGGGACTGCTTTATGTTCCCTTGAGCGTTGGAGGCCATgacttcatcgtcttctttcGGAAGGGCCAGGTCAAGGAGGTCAAGTGGGCTGGGAATCCGTATGAAAAGACGTTGCGCGAAGGTACGGCCGCCTACCTGGAACCCCGAAAAAGTTTCAAAACCTGGCATGAGACAGTTCTCGGTAAGTGTCGAGATTGGTCAGAGGAGCAAGTTGAGACGGCCGCCGTGCTCTGCTTGGTCTACGGCAAATTTATCGAGGTTTGGAGACAGAAGGAGGCAGCATTGCAGAGCAGTCGCCTTACACGGCTGCTGCTCGCAAACTCGGCCCACGAAGTACGCACGCCACTTaacgccatcatcaactATCTCGAGATAGCCTTGGAAGGCTCTCTCGATCAAGAAACCCGCGACAACCTCGCAAAGTCGCACTCTGCATCCAAATCCCTGATTTATGTCATCAACGACCTGCTCGATCTGACTAAGACAGAAGAAGGTCAGAATCTAATCAAGGACGAGGTCTTTGATTTTGGAATGTGTATACGCGAAGCCACCGACCCGTTCACGAATGATGCAAAGAGGAAGGGCATTGAGTATCAGGTCATCGAGCATCCCGGTCTGCCCCAGCACGTTTGCGGCGACAGCCGACGGCTGAGACAAGCCATCTCGAACGTCGCAGCCAATGCCGTTCAAAACACCTCGACTGGATCTGTGAAGGTTGAATTATATGTCAGCAACGTCCTGGATCGACGGATACGCATCGAAATTGTCGTCGAAGACACAGGGAAAGGTATGACTGCCAGGCAATTGGACACCTTGTTTCGggatctcgagcaggtcaacgtggagatggacgaggacagcTTCATATCATCGACAGACTCTGATCACGGCAAAGACACTAGAGTTTTGGGACTTGGCCTGGCCGTCGTTGCCAGAATTGTTCGCAACATGGACGGCCAGCTCCGACTGAAGTCGGAACAAGGGAAGGGGTCGAGATTTGTCATCCAACTACCCTTCGACCTCCCTGAAGACGCTCCAGCGCCTGTTGAGGGTGGCCAGAAGTCTGCCAAGTCGAACACAGCATCCAGCGTGGCGTCTGTTACAACAGCGATCATGCCGGATCCAGATGGCGAGATGATGCTCATCGATAGAGGAAGCAAACTGCCCGTTGTCAATGAGGCGGGGACTGATGGGGGCTGCGCCGAGACACAGAGCTTAGAAAGCCAAAAGACTGCGGCCACGGGAGGTAGCAAGAGCAGTGGACGAAGCGACGCTGAACGCTTGATCGACGCTATAAAGAATCCTCTTACGATCGGGGAAATCGACCCGAGTCGGCCATCTGCTCATCGACAATACTCCAGAGAACACATTGATCGACCGACAATGTCGAAGAGTAACGGtgcctcgtcctcttcggctTCCAGACAAGTGCAGCCGCCGGTTTCGCGGCGGTTCAACCAGAACTCCTCGGACCTCTCCACTGTCGAACTTCCACACTCACCCGAAATCGGCTATACGAGCGTGACGGATATAAAAACTCCCATCAGGGCAATTAGAGTACCTGACGAATACAGCGACCAACCGCCAAGGCCTCAGGCGAGCGACTCCTCTCGTGTTCTCTTTGAGGTCCATGATGGTTCCAAGGCCCTCGGAACATCGGACGCTGGCACAGCAGGCACCGCCCCTAGCGCAGTCTCGGCGTTCGAGGACACCAAGTTGCAAGTACTCATCGCTGAGGATGACCCGATCAACTCGAGGATTCTGCGGAAGCGGTTGGAGAAATCCGGTCACCAGGTCTCCCATGCCGTAAACGGCGAAGATTGCGCAACAGTTTACCGCGAGAATTCCAAATCCTTTGATGTCGTCCTAATGGACATGCAG ATGCCAATTGTGGATGGACTCACAAGTACGAAAATGATACGAGCCTTCGAGAGGTCCATTGAGCATGGCGGACACTCCCCAATAGCGTCTCATAACGGCAGAACCCCCATATTCGCGGTCTCGGCATCCCTAATCGAGCGGGAGAGGGACAAGTACATGGACGCCGGTTTCGATGGCTGGATCCTCAAGCCCATCGACTTCAAGCGACTCAACACTTTGCTGCTGGGCATTGTAGAGGACGACGTTCGCGCGACCTGCCTTTATGCCCCAGGAAAGTGGGAGTATGGCGGCTGGTTCAACATTCGAGAaaccaaggacaaggacggcagcgacgaaACAACACCGGCGATAGAGGAGACACCGAAGGAAACGACCCACCCTACACCAGAGACGGACGAACCAAATTGA